In Paenibacillus sp. FSL M7-0420, a single genomic region encodes these proteins:
- a CDS encoding tetraprenyl-beta-curcumene synthase family protein: MNEFEQGRNRSPRGPIGLMKRVYKYVLPEVRSCLDSWRKDAEGIPDPELRKQALASIETKQFHCEGGGIYAAGNLSMRHILIPLIVAYQTISDYLDNLCDRSTSLDPADFRLLHKSMLDAVTPGAEPVNYYALRTEQNDGGYLHRLVRKCQEMTSRLPGYGAAAEEVYNLAVLYTDLQVYKHIHPELREAALKEWWEKEGYRAPHLQWNEFAAATGSTLGVFMLFLASCDPKLSTVASSSIRAAYFPHVCGLHIMLDYLIDQDEDRAGGDLNFCNYYENTDMMLNRIASIVEWARKDVWGLPDNSMHRMIIEGLLALYLSDPKVSEQREVRSVSRRLMKNSPLTRLFFFVNSRWIRKHMY; the protein is encoded by the coding sequence TTGAATGAATTTGAGCAAGGCCGTAACCGTAGTCCGCGCGGTCCTATTGGACTCATGAAGAGAGTCTATAAGTACGTGCTGCCGGAAGTGCGATCATGTCTCGATTCCTGGCGCAAGGATGCAGAAGGAATTCCCGATCCCGAGCTCCGCAAGCAAGCGCTTGCCAGCATTGAAACGAAGCAGTTTCATTGCGAAGGCGGCGGAATCTATGCCGCCGGCAATTTGTCGATGAGACATATACTGATTCCGCTAATTGTTGCTTATCAGACGATCAGTGATTATTTGGACAACCTGTGTGACCGCAGTACTTCGCTTGACCCGGCCGATTTCCGGTTGCTGCATAAGTCCATGCTGGATGCGGTTACCCCCGGCGCGGAGCCTGTGAATTACTACGCGCTGCGCACGGAACAGAATGACGGCGGATACCTGCACAGACTGGTCCGCAAATGCCAGGAGATGACCTCCCGGCTACCCGGCTACGGTGCCGCTGCTGAAGAGGTCTACAATCTGGCTGTACTGTACACCGATCTTCAGGTCTATAAGCACATTCACCCGGAGCTTAGAGAAGCTGCCCTCAAGGAATGGTGGGAGAAGGAGGGGTACCGCGCGCCTCATCTCCAGTGGAATGAATTTGCGGCCGCAACCGGTTCAACTCTGGGTGTATTCATGCTTTTTCTGGCATCCTGTGATCCTAAGCTAAGCACAGTGGCATCATCATCCATTCGTGCTGCTTATTTTCCGCATGTGTGCGGTCTGCATATCATGCTGGATTATCTGATTGACCAGGATGAAGACCGGGCCGGCGGTGATCTCAATTTCTGCAATTATTATGAGAATACGGATATGATGCTGAACCGGATCGCTTCCATTGTGGAGTGGGCCCGCAAGGATGTCTGGGGTCTTCCTGATAACTCCATGCACCGTATGATCATCGAAGGACTGCTGGCCCTGTATTTATCCGATCCCAAGGTTAGTGAGCAACGCGAGGTCCGTTCGGTATCCCGGAGGCTGATGAAGAATAGTCCGCTGACCAGACTCTTCTTCTTCGTCAACAGCCGCTGGATACGCAAACACATGTATTAG
- the pfkA gene encoding 6-phosphofructokinase, with protein sequence MSNVKKIAVLTSGGDSQGMNAAVRAVVRSAIYFGIEVFGIQRGYQGLLNRDIFPMDLRSVGDIIQRGGTVLQSARCLEFMKPEGQQKGADILNELGIDGLVVIGGDGSYHGANKLSKLGIKTMALPGTIDNDISFTDYTIGFDTAVGVVVDAINKLRDTMSSHERSSIVEVMGRHCGDIALHAGLASGAETILVPEMPYDLNEVADRMKDNFARGKRHSIVIVAEGVGKGEDVAQALKDRHASLDARVTVLGHIQRGGTPTPGDRNLASRLADFAVRKLIEGESDKACGIIKGELTLTDIDKVVNTKKDFNIELYELASRLSQ encoded by the coding sequence ATGTCTAACGTAAAAAAAATCGCAGTATTAACCAGCGGTGGAGACTCCCAGGGGATGAACGCCGCAGTGCGTGCGGTTGTCCGCAGCGCGATCTACTTCGGAATTGAAGTATTCGGCATTCAGCGCGGGTACCAGGGCCTGCTGAACCGCGACATTTTCCCGATGGATCTGCGCAGTGTCGGAGATATCATCCAGCGCGGAGGTACGGTTCTGCAGTCTGCACGCTGTCTGGAGTTCATGAAGCCGGAAGGCCAGCAGAAAGGTGCTGACATTCTGAATGAGCTCGGCATCGACGGTCTGGTTGTTATCGGCGGAGACGGCTCTTACCATGGCGCTAACAAGCTCAGCAAGCTTGGAATCAAGACGATGGCTCTGCCGGGTACCATTGATAATGATATATCGTTCACAGACTACACTATCGGATTCGATACTGCCGTTGGCGTGGTAGTGGATGCGATCAATAAATTGCGCGACACCATGTCATCCCATGAGCGTTCCTCCATCGTAGAGGTTATGGGGCGTCACTGCGGAGATATCGCTCTGCATGCAGGCCTTGCTTCCGGGGCGGAGACGATTCTGGTGCCGGAAATGCCTTATGACCTGAATGAGGTAGCTGACCGGATGAAGGATAATTTCGCACGCGGCAAACGTCACAGTATCGTCATTGTAGCTGAAGGCGTCGGCAAGGGTGAGGATGTTGCTCAGGCACTCAAAGACCGCCATGCTTCCCTGGATGCCCGTGTTACAGTACTGGGACACATTCAGCGCGGAGGTACGCCAACACCAGGAGACCGTAACCTCGCCAGCCGTCTGGCTGATTTCGCGGTTCGTAAGCTGATCGAAGGCGAATCGGACAAGGCATGCGGAATCATTAAAGGGGAATTGACCCTGACCGATATCGATAAGGTAGTGAATACGAAGAAGGATTTCAATATCGAGCTGTATGAGCTGGCTTCCCGTTTGTCCCAGTAA
- a CDS encoding CoA-disulfide reductase, with protein MSRTIVIIGGVAGGASAAARLRRLNEEDNIIMLERGEHVSFANCGLPYYIGESIDSRDKLFLQTPAGIRARFNIDVRIFTEATEIDRERKQVHCRNVTTGETLQIPYDIVVLSPGAKPIVPPIPGISEAENLFTLRNIPDTDRIKAYVDSRQPRHATVIGAGFIGLEMAENLRERGLDVTVIDRGPQILNPLDLEMVRPLEEHMRLHGVELRMNEGVEAIEQQGSLLRHSSGGELRTDMVILAIGVSPENDLARSCGLELGIRGSVKVNASLQTSDPAIYAVGDVIEVKDRVQGFDTMVSLAWGANRQGRLAADHINGRQASYTGALGTAIIKIFDMTAALTGNNEKTLKSLGVPYEAVHIHPNSHAGYYPGAAPVALKLLFNPQTGEIYGAQAAGSAGVDKRIDIIATAIRSKLKADELADLELAYAPPYSSAKDPVNMAGYVASNLMEGLVRNLQWHEVDEFSRSGGLIIDVRDEAERLAGFIPGSINIPLAELRDRLTEIPGDREIAVSCQVGLRGYIAARMLIQYGYAVRNVDGGYKTYAAMARENNAEISWKRETPALNVNAPSHASIVDSHEQLSRKPQLLLDACGLQCPGPILKVYETISSMEEGQRVEITATDFGFAADIRQWCSKTRNTLESVEVSGGKVQALVRKGVDPADRTVVPAEQSAVSEGTTMIVFSGDLDKTIASFIIATGAAAMGKQVTMFFTFWGLNVLRRGQSPQVKKNALDRMFGMMMPKGTRKLPLSRMNMGGLGAKLIRYTMGRKNVESLENLMQGALNAGVKLMACTMSMDIMGIKQEELIEGVDFGGVASYLGAAEDSGVNLFI; from the coding sequence ATGAGCAGAACTATAGTCATTATCGGCGGAGTTGCCGGAGGGGCATCCGCTGCGGCACGCCTAAGAAGACTGAACGAAGAAGACAACATTATCATGCTTGAGCGGGGAGAGCATGTTTCTTTTGCCAATTGCGGGCTGCCTTATTATATTGGGGAGAGTATTGATTCCCGGGACAAGCTGTTTCTGCAGACACCGGCTGGAATCCGGGCACGCTTCAATATTGATGTGAGAATCTTTACCGAGGCGACAGAGATTGACCGTGAACGTAAGCAGGTACACTGCCGCAATGTTACAACAGGCGAGACACTGCAGATTCCATATGATATCGTAGTACTCTCACCGGGAGCGAAGCCGATCGTTCCCCCGATTCCGGGCATTTCAGAGGCTGAGAACCTGTTCACCTTAAGGAATATTCCTGATACAGACCGTATCAAGGCCTATGTGGACAGCCGTCAGCCAAGACATGCCACTGTAATCGGTGCAGGGTTCATCGGTCTTGAGATGGCTGAGAATCTGCGGGAGCGGGGGCTTGATGTTACTGTGATTGACCGGGGTCCGCAGATTCTGAACCCGCTTGATCTGGAGATGGTTCGTCCGCTGGAAGAGCATATGCGTTTGCACGGGGTGGAACTGCGGATGAATGAGGGTGTAGAGGCTATTGAACAGCAAGGGAGCCTGCTCCGTCACTCCTCCGGCGGGGAGCTTAGAACGGATATGGTTATCTTGGCGATTGGGGTCAGTCCTGAGAATGACCTGGCAAGGAGCTGCGGGCTGGAGCTGGGCATCCGGGGATCGGTTAAGGTCAACGCCTCATTGCAGACCAGTGATCCGGCCATCTATGCCGTAGGGGATGTCATTGAAGTGAAGGACCGTGTTCAGGGGTTCGATACCATGGTATCCCTTGCCTGGGGTGCCAACCGTCAGGGGCGTCTGGCCGCTGATCATATCAATGGGCGGCAAGCCTCGTATACGGGAGCATTAGGTACTGCGATTATCAAAATCTTCGATATGACTGCTGCGCTGACCGGGAACAATGAGAAGACGCTTAAGTCGCTTGGGGTACCTTATGAAGCTGTGCATATCCATCCGAATTCCCACGCCGGTTACTACCCCGGTGCTGCACCGGTAGCGCTTAAGCTGCTGTTCAACCCGCAGACAGGAGAGATTTATGGAGCACAAGCGGCCGGAAGTGCCGGAGTGGACAAAAGAATAGATATCATTGCCACCGCGATCCGCAGCAAGCTTAAGGCAGATGAGCTGGCCGATCTGGAGCTGGCGTATGCGCCGCCGTATTCCTCGGCCAAAGATCCGGTCAATATGGCGGGCTATGTTGCCTCCAATCTGATGGAGGGACTCGTCCGTAATCTGCAATGGCATGAAGTGGACGAATTCTCGCGCAGCGGCGGCCTCATCATTGATGTCAGAGACGAAGCGGAGCGTTTAGCCGGTTTTATTCCGGGTTCCATCAACATTCCGCTGGCTGAGCTGAGAGACCGGCTCACAGAGATTCCCGGGGATCGGGAGATCGCCGTGTCCTGCCAGGTAGGGCTTCGCGGCTACATTGCTGCCCGCATGTTAATCCAATACGGATATGCAGTACGAAACGTTGACGGAGGGTACAAAACATACGCAGCGATGGCAAGGGAGAATAACGCTGAGATTTCCTGGAAGAGAGAGACACCGGCTTTAAACGTGAATGCTCCGTCTCATGCCAGTATAGTCGATAGCCACGAACAGCTCAGCCGTAAGCCGCAGCTCCTGCTGGATGCTTGCGGATTACAGTGCCCCGGCCCTATACTCAAGGTATATGAGACTATAAGCTCAATGGAGGAAGGCCAGCGGGTTGAGATTACTGCAACGGATTTCGGTTTTGCCGCTGATATCAGGCAGTGGTGCAGCAAGACAAGGAACACACTGGAATCAGTGGAAGTATCAGGGGGCAAGGTTCAGGCGTTGGTACGGAAGGGAGTAGACCCGGCAGACAGAACCGTAGTTCCGGCGGAACAGTCAGCGGTCTCTGAAGGTACAACGATGATTGTTTTCAGCGGTGATCTGGACAAAACCATTGCTTCCTTCATTATTGCAACAGGTGCCGCAGCGATGGGCAAACAGGTAACGATGTTCTTTACCTTCTGGGGGCTTAATGTTCTGCGCCGGGGGCAGTCTCCGCAGGTGAAGAAGAATGCTCTAGACCGGATGTTCGGCATGATGATGCCGAAGGGGACGCGGAAGCTACCCTTATCCCGCATGAACATGGGCGGGCTTGGCGCGAAGCTGATCCGCTATACTATGGGCCGCAAGAATGTGGAATCCCTGGAGAATCTGATGCAAGGCGCACTGAATGCCGGGGTTAAGCTGATGGCCTGCACGATGAGCATGGACATCATGGGCATCAAGCAGGAGGAATTAATTGAAGGTGTAGACTTCGGCGGTGTTGCCAGCTATCTTGGAGCTGCCGAGGATTCCGGCGTGAACTTATTCATCTAG
- a CDS encoding metal-sensitive transcriptional regulator — MTVEYDKAITNRLKRIEGQVRGVLGMLEEGKDCREIVTQLTAIRTAVDRSIGAVIGDNLEHCIQEELAKGNSPEQVIKEAVELLVKSR; from the coding sequence ATGACAGTGGAGTATGATAAAGCTATTACCAACCGGTTGAAGCGGATCGAAGGTCAGGTAAGGGGAGTACTCGGAATGCTGGAGGAAGGCAAGGATTGCCGTGAGATTGTAACTCAGCTGACAGCGATCCGAACAGCCGTAGACCGCTCTATTGGTGCCGTGATCGGAGACAATCTGGAGCACTGCATTCAGGAAGAGCTTGCGAAGGGGAACTCCCCTGAGCAAGTGATTAAGGAAGCAGTAGAGCTGCTTGTCAAAAGCCGGTAA
- a CDS encoding MATE family efflux transporter has protein sequence MKQTTSIKQKAGQFLHILLPILITQIALSAITFFDTNMSGKFGTNDLAGVAIGTSLWIPIQTGLSGILMGITPIVSHLLGSKRGKDVANQVMQGIWLSLIVSVLVLILGSLALTPILNFMNLEPAVRDIAFRFLGAISFGIIPLFGYTVVRSCIDALGQTRVSMFITLIALPVNVGLNYLLIFGNFGFPRLGGVGAGVASAITYWVIFLIALIFVYRAEPFRNLQIFRKFHAVSLVSLKELLKIGVPIGFSIFFETAVFSAVTLLMSRFDTITIAAHQAAINFASTLYMIPLSICMSLTILVGFESGSGRLKDARQYGIMGIATAAVLSLLTALVLLFAGNHVAGLYSDDHEVISLIQHFLIYAIFFQISDAIATPTQGVLRGYKDVNPAFVICFIAYWVIGLPVGYVLATYTELGAYGYWIGLITGLGIGAILLLTRLVRVQRRFAPEKA, from the coding sequence ATGAAACAGACAACTTCCATTAAACAAAAGGCCGGGCAATTCCTGCATATATTGCTTCCGATTCTGATTACTCAGATTGCATTGTCGGCCATTACCTTCTTCGACACCAATATGTCCGGCAAATTCGGCACGAATGATCTGGCCGGCGTAGCCATCGGCACAAGCCTGTGGATTCCGATCCAGACAGGCCTTAGCGGTATTCTTATGGGGATTACACCCATTGTGTCTCATCTCCTCGGCAGTAAGCGGGGTAAGGATGTGGCTAACCAGGTGATGCAGGGCATTTGGCTCTCCCTGATCGTATCCGTGCTCGTGCTGATTCTTGGCAGCCTCGCGCTCACACCGATCCTGAATTTCATGAATCTGGAGCCTGCGGTACGAGATATTGCCTTCCGCTTCCTCGGTGCCATCTCCTTCGGCATTATCCCGCTGTTCGGCTATACCGTTGTCCGCAGCTGTATTGATGCCCTGGGTCAGACCCGTGTCTCCATGTTCATCACCCTGATTGCCCTGCCGGTCAATGTGGGACTTAACTATCTGCTGATCTTCGGCAACTTCGGCTTCCCCCGCCTTGGCGGAGTAGGCGCAGGCGTAGCCTCTGCGATCACGTATTGGGTCATTTTTCTGATTGCCCTAATCTTTGTCTACCGGGCTGAGCCTTTCCGCAATCTGCAGATTTTCCGTAAATTTCACGCGGTGTCCCTGGTAAGTCTCAAGGAGCTGCTGAAGATTGGTGTGCCTATCGGCTTTTCGATCTTCTTCGAGACGGCGGTGTTCTCGGCTGTAACCCTGCTGATGAGCCGCTTCGATACCATTACAATCGCTGCCCATCAGGCCGCCATTAACTTCGCCTCCACCCTCTATATGATTCCGCTGAGCATCTGCATGAGTCTGACGATTCTCGTCGGCTTCGAGAGCGGCTCCGGCCGGCTGAAGGATGCGCGCCAGTATGGCATTATGGGCATTGCTACGGCGGCTGTCCTCTCCCTGCTCACAGCGCTGGTGCTGCTCTTCGCCGGGAATCATGTCGCCGGACTGTATTCGGATGACCATGAGGTGATCTCGCTGATCCAGCATTTCCTGATCTACGCGATCTTCTTCCAGATCTCCGATGCCATCGCAACCCCGACTCAAGGCGTGCTGCGGGGATACAAGGATGTTAACCCTGCGTTCGTCATCTGCTTTATTGCCTATTGGGTGATCGGCCTGCCCGTCGGATACGTGCTTGCCACTTATACCGAGCTTGGGGCATACGGCTACTGGATCGGACTCATTACCGGCCTTGGAATCGGCGCAATTCTGCTCCTGACCCGCCTCGTCAGGGTGCAGAGAAGATTCGCCCCCGAGAAGGCATAA
- a CDS encoding putative glycoside hydrolase: MNITWALLMMALGGVGVPNQGHEADVAAVLQSAMNPPIVAEHTTNPDAAASPNGGGTASPSPSPSASPETALLADPQPDAPKVKGIYVTAYSAGGARMETLLALLDKTELNSMVIDIKDDAGYITYKTDNAELQQMGHPQPFIGDINKLMTRLKEHDVYPIARIVVFKDSVLAKKNKELSFVNKDGSVWANKGGDSFVNPYNENVWKYNVDIAKEAVKLGFKEIQFDYVRFPEGFEKRADTLKYTKSDRPRVEIIADFVKYAKAELAPLGVRISVDIFGYAASVPAAEGIGQDFVKISKNVDVISPMVYPSHYSTGWFDVKDPDKDPYATIKGSMVDTHKKLNPLGSFKPVIRPWIQDFTASWLGSGHYVKYGKKQVEDQIRALKDQNIDEFLLWNANNRYTADVKYDQ; encoded by the coding sequence ATGAATATCACCTGGGCTTTACTGATGATGGCCCTGGGAGGCGTAGGTGTCCCCAATCAAGGACATGAAGCCGATGTGGCAGCAGTACTGCAGAGCGCCATGAATCCCCCCATCGTCGCAGAACACACCACTAATCCGGACGCAGCAGCATCACCGAACGGGGGCGGTACTGCCTCTCCTTCACCTTCACCAAGCGCATCGCCGGAGACAGCACTTCTTGCCGATCCGCAGCCGGATGCTCCCAAGGTTAAAGGGATATACGTGACTGCCTACAGCGCCGGGGGTGCACGGATGGAGACCCTGCTTGCCCTGCTGGACAAGACTGAGCTCAACTCCATGGTTATCGATATTAAGGATGATGCCGGATACATCACCTACAAGACGGACAATGCTGAGCTTCAGCAAATGGGACATCCACAGCCGTTCATAGGTGATATCAACAAGCTGATGACCCGCCTGAAGGAGCATGATGTCTACCCGATTGCGCGGATCGTAGTATTCAAGGATTCTGTGCTCGCCAAAAAGAACAAGGAATTATCGTTCGTGAACAAAGACGGCTCGGTCTGGGCCAACAAAGGCGGAGACAGCTTCGTCAATCCTTATAATGAAAATGTATGGAAGTATAACGTAGATATTGCCAAGGAGGCCGTTAAGCTCGGGTTCAAGGAAATCCAGTTTGACTATGTGCGCTTCCCTGAAGGCTTCGAGAAGCGTGCGGACACTCTGAAATACACGAAGAGCGACAGACCGCGCGTGGAAATTATCGCTGACTTTGTTAAGTATGCCAAAGCTGAGCTGGCACCGCTGGGAGTTCGGATCTCTGTGGATATCTTCGGCTATGCCGCCTCGGTACCTGCTGCAGAAGGTATCGGCCAGGATTTCGTGAAGATCTCCAAGAATGTCGATGTCATCAGCCCGATGGTCTATCCGAGCCATTATTCCACCGGCTGGTTCGATGTGAAGGACCCGGACAAAGACCCTTATGCTACCATTAAGGGCTCAATGGTCGATACACACAAGAAGCTGAATCCGCTAGGCAGCTTCAAACCGGTAATCCGCCCATGGATTCAGGATTTCACCGCCAGCTGGCTGGGCAGCGGGCATTATGTCAAATACGGCAAGAAGCAGGTTGAAGATCAGATCCGCGCCTTGAAGGATCAGAATATTGACGAATTCCTGCTCTGGAATGCCAACAACCGCTATACGGCCGATGTGAAGTACGACCAATAA
- a CDS encoding YitT family protein, with protein MVKLRLFGSFLAVLFGSAMIASGFNLFLIPHRLLSGGVSGLAMLAGYFTPFNISLLYLLFNIPLLAAGWFQLGRRFIILSIVSVGATTWMMTVVPVFHVSSDMLLASVFGGVLVGVGAGVSFRVGGSSGGFDILGSIITRYRDFPVGSVLVGLNGLVILAAAYFDDNWNLALASMVSIYVTGKVVDLIHISHIKVTVYIITNRTDELLQQLLGLQRGVTKFKTEGAYSHVERDMLMTVTTRYELAELKRIIKTSDPQAFVNIVETVGVMGSFRKR; from the coding sequence TTGGTTAAACTAAGATTATTCGGGAGCTTTCTTGCCGTTCTCTTCGGTTCAGCGATGATCGCAAGCGGCTTTAATCTGTTCCTGATCCCCCACAGACTGCTCAGCGGAGGCGTATCCGGCCTCGCCATGCTGGCTGGTTATTTCACTCCTTTTAACATCAGCTTACTCTATTTACTCTTCAATATCCCGCTGCTAGCTGCCGGTTGGTTCCAGCTCGGCCGGAGATTTATCATTCTGAGCATTGTCTCTGTAGGGGCAACAACCTGGATGATGACAGTGGTACCAGTCTTTCATGTATCGTCGGATATGCTGCTTGCCTCTGTGTTCGGAGGGGTGCTCGTAGGTGTCGGGGCTGGTGTGTCCTTCCGGGTAGGCGGCTCCTCGGGCGGCTTCGATATTCTGGGCTCCATTATAACACGGTACCGGGATTTCCCGGTAGGCAGTGTGCTGGTCGGCCTCAATGGTCTCGTCATTCTTGCTGCGGCTTATTTTGACGACAACTGGAATCTGGCGCTTGCCTCGATGGTCTCCATTTACGTCACCGGCAAGGTGGTCGACCTGATTCATATCAGCCACATCAAAGTTACCGTGTACATCATCACCAACCGGACTGACGAGCTGCTGCAGCAATTGCTGGGCCTTCAGCGCGGCGTTACAAAATTTAAGACAGAAGGTGCTTATTCTCATGTAGAACGGGACATGCTAATGACAGTGACCACACGGTATGAGCTTGCAGAACTGAAACGTATTATTAAAACAAGCGACCCGCAGGCTTTTGTAAATATTGTTGAGACTGTCGGTGTAATGGGCTCTTTCCGCAAACGGTAA
- a CDS encoding DEAD/DEAH box helicase, with translation MKTFAEFGLEPKVLQAITELGFEEATPIQEQAIPLAMAGSDLIGQAQTGTGKTAAFGIPLISKIAREEEKILALVMTPTRELAIQVAEEIGKLTRFKGLRSLAIYGGQDIGRQIRGLKRKPQIIIGTPGRLLDHINRKTIRLDDVQTIVLDEADEMLDMGFMEDIQTILKLVPEERQTMLFSATMPPNIQRLAQQFLKNPQHVSVIPKQISAPLIDQAYVEVPERQKFEALSRLIDMESPDLAIVFGRTKRRVDELAEGLQKRGYSADGLHGDLSQNQRDAVMRKFRDGSIDVLVATDVAARGLDVSGVTHVINFDLPQDPESYVHRIGRTGRAGKEGTAWSFVTPREMDHLHLIERVTRHRITRKPLPTMAEAIEGKQRITAERLLAMVEVGELNEYKGIAIQLLEQYDSVQLLSAAMKLLTGDNKDAQIELTPEDPIRAKRRGGKNDIRSGRKPNGGYGGNRSGSGSSSGGGYRGNRDNASGGGYRGNRDNASSGGSTRGGYSSGYGGNSGSGSSYGGGYKGNRDGASRNTDGRPSSRPSSTSTRPAKQDFDA, from the coding sequence TTGAAAACATTCGCAGAATTCGGCTTGGAGCCAAAAGTACTTCAAGCAATCACAGAGCTAGGATTTGAGGAAGCAACACCAATCCAGGAGCAGGCTATCCCGCTTGCTATGGCCGGATCGGATCTTATCGGACAGGCACAGACGGGTACAGGTAAGACCGCAGCCTTCGGGATTCCCCTCATCTCCAAGATCGCAAGAGAAGAAGAGAAGATTCTGGCACTGGTAATGACGCCAACACGTGAGCTGGCCATCCAGGTCGCTGAAGAAATCGGTAAGTTGACCCGCTTCAAAGGACTTCGTTCACTGGCAATCTACGGCGGGCAGGATATCGGCCGTCAGATCCGCGGACTGAAGAGAAAACCACAGATTATTATTGGTACACCAGGACGCCTCCTGGACCATATCAACCGCAAGACCATCCGCCTGGATGATGTTCAGACGATCGTACTGGATGAAGCCGATGAAATGCTAGATATGGGCTTCATGGAGGATATCCAGACCATCCTCAAGCTCGTTCCTGAAGAACGTCAGACCATGCTCTTCTCGGCTACTATGCCTCCTAACATTCAACGCCTTGCCCAGCAGTTCCTGAAGAACCCGCAGCATGTATCCGTAATTCCTAAACAGATTAGCGCACCGCTGATCGACCAGGCTTATGTTGAAGTGCCTGAACGCCAGAAATTCGAAGCGCTTAGCCGCTTGATTGACATGGAATCGCCAGATCTGGCCATTGTATTCGGCCGCACGAAGCGCCGGGTAGACGAGCTTGCAGAAGGCTTGCAGAAGCGCGGATATTCCGCTGACGGCCTGCATGGCGACTTGTCGCAGAACCAGCGCGATGCTGTAATGCGCAAATTCCGCGACGGCAGCATTGATGTACTGGTAGCTACAGACGTTGCTGCACGCGGTCTGGACGTATCCGGCGTAACGCACGTAATCAACTTTGACCTTCCGCAGGACCCGGAGAGCTATGTACACCGTATCGGCCGTACAGGCCGCGCCGGCAAAGAAGGTACTGCATGGTCCTTCGTGACTCCGCGCGAAATGGATCACCTGCACCTGATAGAGCGCGTGACCCGTCACCGCATTACCCGCAAACCGCTTCCAACAATGGCTGAGGCTATTGAAGGCAAACAACGCATTACAGCAGAACGTCTGCTGGCAATGGTTGAGGTTGGCGAACTGAACGAATACAAAGGAATTGCCATTCAATTGCTGGAGCAATATGATTCTGTTCAGCTGCTGTCCGCAGCTATGAAGCTTCTGACCGGCGATAACAAGGATGCGCAAATTGAGCTGACTCCTGAAGATCCGATCCGTGCCAAGCGCCGTGGCGGCAAGAACGATATCCGCAGCGGTCGTAAGCCTAACGGCGGCTATGGCGGCAACCGTTCCGGTTCCGGTTCTAGCTCCGGTGGCGGCTATCGCGGCAACCGGGACAATGCAAGCGGCGGCGGCTATCGCGGAAATCGTGACAACGCCAGCAGCGGCGGAAGCACCCGTGGCGGCTACAGCAGCGGCTATGGCGGCAACAGCGGAAGCGGCAGCAGCTACGGCGGCGGCTACAAAGGCAACCGTGATGGAGCGAGCCGTAACACAGACGGAAGACCGTCTTCGCGTCCGAGCAGCACAAGCACCCGCCCGGCCAAGCAGGATTTTGACGCTTAA
- a CDS encoding YesL family protein yields the protein MEFKGAMGGIYRITEWISRIAFSNILWALCSIPFLFAGIMKILMLGSGAGGPNEQIMLNWVLGVFAPFTVFPATSALFTVVRKWVMGNTDVSTFRTFFQGYKENYLKSMLGGLIYTLLFVVMYVDVTVYMTQMPNFKIVGILMLVLMIILFVSMFNFFSIVVHYQMTFKEVVTNSILLTIARPIRVFSTLIGSGVLLYIGLRYPVLYVLCIPTLIAMLAFFNFFATYNKLQLQVEKKKLAEEQAALEAAENEGLPTDEDEDEDEDDRDKDTVKDFKRT from the coding sequence TTGGAGTTTAAAGGAGCAATGGGCGGTATATACCGCATCACGGAATGGATCTCACGCATCGCCTTCAGCAATATTTTATGGGCATTGTGTTCGATACCGTTCCTGTTCGCAGGAATTATGAAGATCCTCATGCTGGGTTCAGGAGCAGGCGGACCGAATGAGCAGATTATGCTGAACTGGGTACTTGGCGTATTCGCGCCATTCACTGTATTTCCGGCTACGTCGGCGTTATTTACAGTGGTGCGCAAATGGGTAATGGGCAATACCGATGTAAGTACATTCCGCACTTTTTTTCAGGGATACAAAGAGAATTATCTGAAAAGCATGCTGGGAGGGCTTATCTACACCCTGCTGTTTGTCGTGATGTACGTTGATGTGACCGTATACATGACGCAAATGCCGAATTTCAAGATCGTTGGTATCCTGATGCTGGTGCTGATGATTATTTTGTTCGTATCGATGTTTAACTTCTTCTCCATCGTGGTTCACTACCAGATGACGTTCAAGGAAGTGGTAACCAATTCGATTCTGCTCACGATCGCCCGGCCGATCCGTGTGTTCTCGACGTTGATTGGTTCAGGCGTTCTTCTCTATATAGGTCTGCGGTATCCGGTGCTCTATGTGCTGTGTATTCCTACGCTGATTGCTATGCTCGCCTTCTTTAATTTCTTCGCTACATACAATAAGCTGCAACTACAGGTGGAGAAGAAGAAGCTGGCTGAAGAACAGGCCGCGCTGGAAGCAGCTGAGAATGAAGGTCTGCCGACCGATGAGGACGAAGACGAGGATGAAGACGACAGAGATAAGGACACCGTTAAGGATTTTAAGAGGACTTAA